From a single Cyclobacterium marinum DSM 745 genomic region:
- a CDS encoding nuclear transport factor 2 family protein: MDNKALLNKFYTSFIKGDSQAMGECYHTDVVFKDPVFGTLKGARACKMWEMLLTSKKGELKVSYKIARVSDKKGKVNWVAEYHFGKNNRKVINNVSGEFKFEDGKIIEHIDTFNLWKWSKQAMGTLGYLIGWTPLMKKKIQKSTNKKLNNFIAGQGSKAN, from the coding sequence ATGGACAATAAAGCACTACTTAATAAATTTTACACCTCTTTTATAAAAGGGGACAGTCAAGCAATGGGAGAATGTTACCATACTGATGTTGTTTTCAAAGACCCTGTCTTCGGTACTTTAAAGGGAGCCCGAGCGTGTAAGATGTGGGAAATGTTACTTACCTCAAAAAAGGGTGAGCTTAAAGTCAGTTATAAGATTGCACGAGTTTCAGATAAAAAAGGAAAGGTAAACTGGGTTGCCGAATATCATTTTGGTAAAAATAACCGAAAGGTAATTAATAATGTTAGTGGTGAATTTAAATTCGAAGATGGTAAAATCATCGAGCATATTGATACTTTTAACCTGTGGAAATGGAGCAAACAGGCCATGGGTACTTTAGGTTACTTGATTGGATGGACTCCATTGATGAAAAAGAAAATTCAAAAATCCACCAATAAAAAACTAAATAATTTTATCGCCGGCCAAGGAAGCAAAGCTAATTAA
- a CDS encoding sulfatase-like hydrolase/transferase, whose amino-acid sequence MKNLLLFGLLFSLVGCNNTPSSTIGSSRPNIILIMVDDLGKEWISHYGAEEISTPNIDALATSGMTFNNVYSMPQCTPTRVTLLTGQYPFRHGWVNHWDVPRWGGGAHFDENMNPSIGMEMKKAGYTTCIAGKWQIDDFRIEPDALTKNGFDEYCMWTGYETGIEASINRYQDPYLFTKNGSKTYKGEFGPDVFKNFIIDFIDNNKDKPMFIYYPMVLTHTPFVNTPLETATDNLGKHKAMVNYTDKITGEIIQALENAGIRENTLVIWTTDNGTSGAITGKINGRMVKGGKAKTIESGINAPFIASWPSKIKPRQVSDALIDFTDFYPTFLDLAGVDFKKNNQAFTIDGQSFKGVLLEGDNASNRAWILGMGGGNHAALTQNGVENQYIFRDRVLRNKKYKLYINSEREAESFFDLQLDPEEKVNLLDSLNSEERKNNFQQLYEVLQSFPLKDNDPIYQANPAQSWDVDVSEESQNWKK is encoded by the coding sequence ATGAAAAACCTACTCTTATTTGGTCTCCTATTTTCCTTAGTAGGCTGTAACAACACCCCTTCATCCACTATTGGCTCCTCCCGTCCCAATATTATTTTGATCATGGTGGACGATTTGGGTAAAGAGTGGATCAGTCATTACGGAGCAGAAGAAATTTCCACACCCAATATTGATGCTCTAGCAACTAGTGGCATGACCTTCAACAATGTATACTCCATGCCTCAATGTACTCCAACTAGGGTAACCTTACTTACGGGTCAATACCCTTTCAGGCATGGGTGGGTAAATCATTGGGATGTCCCACGTTGGGGAGGTGGGGCGCATTTCGATGAGAATATGAACCCAAGTATAGGCATGGAAATGAAAAAAGCCGGTTACACCACTTGTATAGCCGGCAAGTGGCAAATCGATGATTTCAGGATTGAACCTGATGCATTGACCAAAAATGGTTTTGACGAATATTGTATGTGGACGGGCTATGAAACGGGAATTGAAGCCAGTATCAATAGGTATCAAGACCCCTATCTATTCACCAAAAATGGGAGTAAAACCTATAAAGGTGAATTTGGGCCGGATGTATTTAAAAATTTCATTATAGATTTTATCGATAATAATAAAGACAAACCAATGTTTATCTATTATCCTATGGTCCTTACCCACACCCCATTTGTCAATACACCTTTGGAAACGGCTACTGACAATTTAGGAAAGCATAAAGCCATGGTGAATTACACAGACAAAATTACAGGAGAGATTATTCAGGCACTGGAAAATGCCGGAATCAGGGAAAACACCCTAGTAATTTGGACTACAGACAATGGTACGTCCGGAGCAATTACGGGAAAAATAAACGGCCGGATGGTAAAAGGAGGAAAAGCAAAGACAATTGAATCCGGCATCAACGCACCTTTTATTGCCAGTTGGCCAAGTAAAATTAAGCCTCGGCAAGTATCTGATGCGCTCATTGACTTTACTGATTTTTACCCTACTTTTCTTGATTTAGCTGGAGTTGACTTCAAAAAAAACAATCAAGCCTTTACCATTGATGGGCAGTCTTTTAAAGGTGTTTTGTTAGAGGGAGATAATGCCTCAAACCGAGCATGGATCTTGGGAATGGGCGGAGGAAATCATGCCGCACTAACCCAAAATGGGGTTGAGAACCAATATATTTTCCGAGACAGAGTATTACGAAACAAAAAATACAAGCTCTATATCAATTCAGAAAGGGAAGCCGAATCATTTTTCGATTTGCAGCTGGATCCGGAAGAAAAGGTCAATCTTTTAGATAGCTTAAATTCTGAGGAGAGAAAAAACAACTTCCAGCAACTGTACGAGGTTTTACAATCATTTCCTCTTAAGGACAATGACCCTATCTATCAAGCTAACCCTGCCCAATCATGGGATGTTGACGTAAGCGAGGAAAGTCAAAACTGGAAAAAATAG
- the clpB gene encoding ATP-dependent chaperone ClpB produces the protein MDFKQFTIKSQEVIQKALELCTAEQQQLIEPAHLLKGIVQVDANVTDFIFQKLGINSGLILQKLDEIINQYPKVSGQQPYLSNATNEVLTQAKKYLKTFGDEFVAVEHLLLGVLAGSEKVAQLLKGQGLNEKKLIEVIKELRKGNKVTDQNAESKYRSLEKYSKNLNDLAKKGKIDPVIGRDEEIRRVLQILARRTKNNPILLGEPGVGKTAIVEGLAQRIVSGDVPENLKSKTLISLDMGLLVAGAKYKGEFEERLKAVIKEVTDSDGEIILFIDEIHTLIGAGGGGEGAMDAANLLKPALARGELHAIGATTLKEYQKYIEKDKALERRFQQVVVDEPDAADAISILRGIKDKYELHHGVRIKDDAVIAAVELSQRYISDRYLPDKAIDLMDEAAAKLRMEIDSLPQELDELNRRIMQLEIEREAIRREKNKDKESVLSKELADLSEKRQELKAKWEGEKAVIQGIQREKENIDKFKIEAEQAERSGDFGKVAEIRYGKIVDSEQKLESFKEQLKVMQENSTLLKEEVDSEDIAAVVSKWTGIPLSKMIQSEREKLLHLEEELGKRVAGQKEAITALSDAVRRSRAGLQDPKRPIGSFIFLGTTGVGKTELAKALAEYLFSDENAMVRIDMSEYQERHAVSRLVGAPPGYVGYDEGGQLTEAVRRKPYSVVLLDEIEKAHPDVFNILLQVLDDGRLTDNKGRIANFKNTIIIMTTNIGSHLIQERFESLNESNKEAVLESTKEEVFNLLKKSVRPEFLNRIDETIMFEPLNRKILRKIVDIQWREIQQRLAESGIEIDATQDVLDYLGEVGFDPQFGARPLKRTMQRLVLNELSKQILSGYIKNDSAVLVDLDAEKQVYFKNVDHVEIS, from the coding sequence ATGGATTTCAAGCAATTTACAATTAAATCACAAGAGGTGATTCAGAAAGCCTTGGAGCTATGTACCGCTGAGCAACAGCAGCTAATAGAGCCTGCTCACTTGCTGAAAGGAATTGTCCAAGTAGATGCCAATGTTACGGATTTTATATTTCAGAAATTAGGGATCAATTCAGGGTTGATCTTACAGAAGTTAGATGAAATCATTAACCAATATCCAAAGGTAAGTGGCCAGCAACCCTATTTATCCAACGCAACCAATGAGGTGCTAACACAAGCTAAAAAGTACCTGAAGACTTTTGGGGATGAATTTGTAGCAGTAGAGCATTTGTTATTAGGTGTTTTGGCCGGTTCCGAGAAAGTAGCCCAGCTATTAAAAGGACAAGGCTTGAATGAAAAGAAATTAATAGAAGTAATAAAGGAACTTAGAAAAGGAAATAAAGTGACAGATCAAAATGCAGAATCTAAATACAGGTCTTTAGAAAAATATTCTAAGAATTTAAATGACCTGGCCAAAAAAGGAAAAATTGATCCTGTCATCGGTAGGGATGAAGAAATCAGGAGGGTCTTACAAATTTTGGCAAGAAGGACCAAAAATAATCCTATTTTATTGGGAGAACCGGGGGTAGGAAAAACTGCCATTGTAGAAGGTTTGGCCCAAAGAATTGTAAGTGGAGATGTTCCTGAAAACCTTAAAAGCAAAACCCTTATTTCATTAGATATGGGGCTTTTGGTGGCAGGGGCTAAATACAAAGGAGAATTTGAAGAGCGTCTAAAAGCAGTCATTAAGGAAGTAACGGACTCTGACGGTGAAATTATCTTATTTATTGATGAGATCCATACCTTGATAGGGGCCGGAGGTGGAGGAGAAGGTGCAATGGATGCGGCTAATTTATTGAAACCGGCCCTGGCTAGAGGAGAGCTACATGCCATTGGTGCAACAACTTTGAAAGAATACCAGAAGTACATTGAAAAGGATAAAGCACTTGAGCGTCGTTTCCAGCAAGTGGTGGTAGATGAGCCGGATGCTGCAGATGCCATTTCCATTTTAAGAGGTATAAAGGACAAGTATGAATTGCACCATGGTGTAAGGATCAAAGATGATGCAGTTATTGCCGCAGTAGAGCTTTCACAACGCTATATATCGGATCGTTATTTGCCCGATAAGGCCATCGATTTAATGGATGAAGCAGCGGCCAAATTAAGGATGGAAATTGACTCTCTTCCTCAAGAATTGGATGAGCTGAACAGACGTATAATGCAGCTGGAAATAGAAAGGGAGGCCATTAGGCGTGAAAAAAATAAGGACAAGGAGAGTGTTCTAAGTAAAGAACTTGCAGACCTATCTGAAAAGAGGCAAGAACTGAAGGCGAAATGGGAAGGTGAAAAAGCCGTAATTCAGGGCATTCAAAGGGAAAAAGAGAACATTGACAAATTTAAAATAGAAGCTGAACAGGCGGAACGAAGTGGTGACTTTGGAAAGGTTGCTGAGATCCGCTATGGGAAAATTGTGGATAGTGAGCAAAAGCTGGAATCTTTTAAAGAACAGCTGAAGGTGATGCAAGAAAATTCCACCTTGCTTAAAGAGGAGGTAGATAGTGAAGACATTGCGGCTGTGGTCAGTAAGTGGACAGGTATCCCTTTGTCCAAAATGATCCAAAGTGAAAGAGAGAAATTGCTTCATTTGGAAGAGGAATTAGGCAAGCGCGTGGCTGGTCAGAAGGAAGCTATTACTGCGCTTTCGGATGCAGTAAGAAGAAGCAGGGCAGGTTTGCAGGATCCGAAGCGACCTATAGGTTCATTTATATTCTTAGGTACTACAGGAGTTGGTAAAACAGAATTAGCCAAAGCACTGGCAGAATACCTGTTTAGCGATGAGAATGCAATGGTAAGGATCGACATGTCTGAATATCAAGAAAGGCATGCAGTAAGCAGATTGGTTGGAGCACCTCCAGGGTATGTAGGCTATGATGAAGGTGGTCAACTAACAGAAGCAGTAAGAAGGAAGCCTTACTCCGTGGTATTGCTTGATGAAATTGAAAAGGCTCACCCGGATGTGTTCAATATTCTCCTTCAAGTTTTAGATGATGGTAGGCTTACCGACAATAAAGGAAGGATAGCCAATTTCAAGAACACAATTATTATCATGACCACAAATATTGGATCTCATTTAATTCAGGAACGGTTTGAGAGCCTCAACGAGAGCAATAAGGAAGCAGTGCTGGAAAGTACAAAAGAAGAGGTTTTCAATTTATTGAAAAAATCTGTGCGTCCTGAGTTCTTGAATAGAATTGATGAAACCATCATGTTCGAGCCACTTAACAGAAAGATTCTTCGAAAAATTGTGGATATCCAATGGAGAGAAATCCAACAACGCTTAGCGGAATCGGGTATCGAAATAGATGCAACCCAAGATGTGTTGGATTATTTAGGGGAAGTTGGGTTTGATCCTCAATTTGGTGCCAGACCATTAAAGAGAACCATGCAACGCTTGGTATTGAATGAGTTGTCCAAACAAATTTTGAGTGGATACATCAAAAATGATAGTGCTGTTTTGGTGGACTTGGATGCCGAAAAGCAAGTCTATTTCAAAAACGTGGACCATGTAGAGATAAGTTAA